In Cytobacillus oceanisediminis, the following proteins share a genomic window:
- a CDS encoding DUF6501 family protein gives MIHLKWHERETLKKVKCVHTDAAKYIVDRALTAGNIYDVKNETEEFYFIVDNSGKVSGFYKDYFQDA, from the coding sequence TTGATTCATTTAAAATGGCATGAACGCGAAACATTGAAAAAAGTAAAATGTGTGCATACGGATGCAGCAAAATACATTGTAGACCGGGCATTGACAGCAGGAAATATCTATGATGTAAAAAATGAAACTGAAGAATTCTATTTCATCGTAGACAATTCCGGAAAAGTAAGCGGATTTTATAAAGACTATTTCCAGGATGCTTAA
- a CDS encoding gamma-glutamylcyclotransferase codes for MTTQKLFVYGTLRKHESNHFVLKGSPCIAEQAWVYGELFDTGLGYPSMKPSLDQKVYGELYEVHLDHFTELDELEDYIPGRKDNLYDRVEQTVHTDAGDVSALVYISCRDELLAEPILHGDWKLYRLMKDKPEKTFYFAYGSCMDDERFCVAKVDHHFKTIVGGGTLAGYSMQYLFSRDDGGRADIIENGGITEGVLYELPYEAVEYLFHREGFYGQWYRPAFVNVKVGDKFYGDVLTFHVYNKKGELPPPDHYALEILRGARGRVSNDYYRKLEQQLEKLGVQIRLDA; via the coding sequence ATGACAACTCAAAAGCTGTTTGTTTATGGAACCTTAAGAAAACACGAGTCAAATCACTTCGTTTTAAAAGGCAGTCCCTGCATTGCCGAGCAGGCATGGGTATATGGGGAATTATTTGATACAGGACTTGGCTATCCCTCTATGAAACCATCACTTGACCAAAAAGTGTATGGAGAGCTTTATGAAGTGCATTTAGATCATTTCACTGAGCTGGATGAACTTGAGGATTATATCCCGGGAAGAAAAGATAATTTGTATGACAGGGTGGAACAGACTGTTCATACTGATGCAGGAGATGTAAGTGCACTTGTATATATTTCCTGCCGGGATGAACTGTTAGCCGAACCCATTCTTCATGGGGATTGGAAGCTTTACCGCTTAATGAAGGATAAACCGGAAAAGACCTTTTATTTTGCTTACGGTTCCTGCATGGATGATGAGAGGTTTTGCGTGGCAAAGGTAGATCACCACTTCAAAACCATCGTCGGCGGGGGAACGCTGGCCGGTTATTCGATGCAATACCTATTTTCCAGGGATGATGGAGGAAGGGCAGATATTATAGAAAATGGCGGCATCACTGAAGGAGTTCTATATGAACTTCCTTATGAAGCAGTTGAATACCTGTTCCATAGAGAAGGTTTTTATGGACAATGGTATCGTCCTGCCTTTGTGAATGTTAAAGTTGGAGATAAGTTTTATGGAGATGTCCTGACTTTTCATGTCTACAATAAAAAGGGGGAGCTGCCCCCGCCTGACCATTACGCCCTTGAAATTCTCCGGGGAGCAAGAGGCAGAGTAAGTAACGATTATTACAGAAAGCTTGAACAGCAGCTGGAAAAACTGGGTGTTCAAATTAGATTGGATGCATAG
- a CDS encoding AMP-binding protein, with the protein MIKSSYTKEDFWMTELMNLTVGKLLEEKACLHPNHEAVVYADRGLRMSYKEFNEYCRHAAKGFMKLGLEKGEHIAAWSTNTPEWLTCQFSTGKMGAVLVTVNTNYQAAELEYLLKQSDSTTIVLMEKFRETSYIEMLYSIVPELKDSEPGQLKSKRLPFLKNVIVMGEKRFPGTYSWEDIIRMGEAVTDAELNERMESLDPDDAINMQYTSGTTGFPKGVMLTHNNIVNNGYNIANCMRLTKDDRLCIPVPFFHCFGCVLGTMACISVGATIVPVQEFSPKAVLQTVQDEKCTGLHGVPTMFIAELNDPDFSKYDLSTLRTGIMAGSNCPIEVMKDVIEKMGASEITIAYGQTESSPVITQTRTDDPIELRVESVGRALPNVEVKIVEPGTNNEVPSGEQGELCTRGYHVMKGYYKNPDATKEAIDEEGWLHTGDLAVMDGNGYCKITGRLKDMIIRGGENIYPREIEEFLYTHPAILDVQVVGVPDAVYGEEVVAWIIVKEGTELTTDGLREYCKGKISRHKIPRYIEFTKDYPMTASGKIQKFRLREQAKEVIEKANTLK; encoded by the coding sequence ACTAATGAATCTAACAGTAGGGAAGCTCCTGGAGGAGAAAGCCTGCCTTCACCCGAATCATGAAGCTGTAGTTTACGCAGATCGCGGGCTCCGAATGAGTTATAAGGAGTTTAATGAATATTGCAGGCATGCTGCCAAAGGGTTTATGAAGCTGGGTCTTGAAAAAGGAGAGCATATTGCCGCATGGTCAACCAATACGCCCGAATGGCTTACATGCCAGTTTTCAACAGGCAAAATGGGTGCTGTCCTTGTAACAGTTAATACAAACTATCAAGCTGCTGAGCTTGAATACCTATTAAAGCAATCTGACAGTACAACTATTGTTCTGATGGAAAAGTTCAGAGAAACCTCCTACATAGAAATGCTATACAGTATTGTTCCGGAACTTAAGGATTCTGAGCCAGGACAGCTGAAAAGCAAAAGACTTCCTTTTTTAAAAAATGTTATCGTGATGGGAGAAAAACGCTTTCCTGGTACTTACAGCTGGGAAGATATTATCAGGATGGGCGAAGCAGTCACAGACGCAGAACTCAATGAGCGTATGGAGAGCCTGGACCCAGACGATGCCATCAATATGCAATATACATCTGGGACGACAGGCTTTCCTAAAGGGGTTATGCTAACCCATAACAACATTGTTAACAATGGCTATAATATTGCTAATTGCATGCGTTTAACAAAAGATGACCGCTTATGTATTCCTGTTCCGTTTTTCCATTGCTTCGGGTGCGTGCTGGGAACGATGGCATGCATATCCGTCGGCGCAACCATTGTGCCGGTGCAGGAGTTCAGTCCTAAAGCTGTTCTGCAGACGGTCCAGGATGAGAAATGTACAGGCCTGCATGGGGTGCCGACAATGTTTATCGCAGAGCTGAATGATCCTGACTTCTCAAAGTATGATCTATCGACTCTCCGTACTGGCATAATGGCTGGATCAAATTGCCCTATTGAAGTCATGAAAGACGTTATTGAAAAAATGGGTGCCAGCGAAATAACCATTGCTTATGGACAAACAGAATCCTCTCCAGTCATTACGCAGACTAGGACGGATGATCCGATTGAACTGAGAGTGGAATCTGTAGGAAGAGCACTGCCCAATGTGGAAGTGAAAATTGTGGAGCCAGGCACCAATAACGAAGTACCGTCCGGGGAACAAGGGGAATTGTGTACAAGAGGCTATCATGTCATGAAGGGTTATTATAAAAATCCTGATGCTACAAAAGAAGCCATAGATGAAGAAGGCTGGCTCCATACAGGTGATCTCGCTGTAATGGATGGGAACGGATACTGTAAAATCACTGGAAGACTAAAGGATATGATCATTCGCGGAGGAGAGAATATATATCCCCGCGAAATTGAAGAATTTCTTTATACGCATCCAGCGATCCTGGATGTTCAGGTGGTTGGAGTTCCAGATGCCGTCTATGGTGAGGAAGTGGTCGCCTGGATAATCGTAAAAGAAGGCACTGAATTAACAACAGACGGACTTCGCGAATACTGCAAAGGGAAAATTTCACGCCATAAAATCCCTCGCTATATAGAGTTTACGAAGGATTATCCAATGACAGCTTCTGGAAAAATTCAGAAATTCAGATTGCGTGAACAGGCTAAAGAAGTCATCGAAAAAGCAAATACATTGAAATAA